Proteins encoded within one genomic window of Felis catus isolate Fca126 chromosome C1, F.catus_Fca126_mat1.0, whole genome shotgun sequence:
- the MOGAT1 gene encoding 2-acylglycerol O-acyltransferase 1 isoform X1 — protein sequence MKVEFAPLNIPLARRLQTAAVLQWVLSFLLLAQVCIGIIVILITHNYWFLYVPYMTWLYFDWRTPEQGGRRSNWVRSWTVWRYFKDYFPIHLIKTWDLDPSHNYIFGFHPHGVLVAGAFGNFCTNYSDFEQLFPGFTAYLHVLPFWFRCPLFREYLMSSGPVSVSKKSVSHVLSKEGGGNISVIVLGGAEESLDAHPGKFTLFIRQRKGFVKIALTHGASLVPVFSFGENELFKQVNNPEGSWLRTVQERLQKIMGFALPLFHARGIFQYNFGLMPYRKPIHTVVGRPIPVHQTLHPTTEQIEELHHTYMEELKKLFEAHKRKYGIPEHETLIFK from the exons CACAGGTGTGCATTGGGATCATTGTGATACTGATCACACACAACTATTGGTTCCTCTATGTCCCTTATATGACATGGCTTTACTTTGACTGGCGTACCCCAGAGCAGGGGGGCAGGAGATCCAACTGGGTCAGAAGCTGGACCGTGTGGAGGTATTTTAAGGACTATTTTCCAATTCAT CTCATCAAAACTTGGGATTTGGATCCAAGTCACAACTACATATTTGGGTTTCATCCCCATGGAGTGCTCGTTGCTGGAGCCTTTGGAAATTTTTGTACGAATTATTCGGACTTCGAACAGCTGTTTCCTGGATTCACTGCATATCTCCACGTGCTCCCATTTTGGTTCCGGTGTCCTCTCTTTCGAGAATATCTGATGAGTAGTG GACCAGTCTCAGTTTCTAAGAAGAGTGTGTCCCATGTGCTGAGCAAGGAGGGCGGTGGAAATATTTCAGTCATAGTTCTCGGGGGCGCAGAAGAATCGCTGGATGCCCATCCTGGAAAATTCACTCTGTTCATCCGCCAGCGGAAAGGATTTGTTAAAATTGCTTTGACCCATGG CGCCTCCTTGGTCCCAgtgttttcttttggagaaaatgAGCTGTTTAAACAAGTGAACAACCCTGAAGGCTCATGGCTTCGAACCGTGCAAGAGAGGCTACAGAAGATCATGGGGTTTGCTTTGCCTCTTTTCCATGCCAGAGGGATTTTTCAATACAATTTTGGCCTGATGCCATACAGGAAACCGATCCACACTGTTG TTGGCCGTCCAATCCCCGTTCATCAGACTCTGCACCCAACCACGGAACAGATTGAGGAGTTACATCACACCTATATGGAGGAGCTAAAGAAATTATTTGAGGCGCACAAGAGGAAGTATGGTATTCCAGAGCACGaaactctcatttttaaataa
- the MOGAT1 gene encoding 2-acylglycerol O-acyltransferase 1 isoform X3: MTWLYFDWRTPEQGGRRSNWVRSWTVWRYFKDYFPIHLIKTWDLDPSHNYIFGFHPHGVLVAGAFGNFCTNYSDFEQLFPGFTAYLHVLPFWFRCPLFREYLMSSGPVSVSKKSVSHVLSKEGGGNISVIVLGGAEESLDAHPGKFTLFIRQRKGFVKIALTHGASLVPVFSFGENELFKQVNNPEGSWLRTVQERLQKIMGFALPLFHARGIFQYNFGLMPYRKPIHTVVGRPIPVHQTLHPTTEQIEELHHTYMEELKKLFEAHKRKYGIPEHETLIFK, translated from the exons ATGACATGGCTTTACTTTGACTGGCGTACCCCAGAGCAGGGGGGCAGGAGATCCAACTGGGTCAGAAGCTGGACCGTGTGGAGGTATTTTAAGGACTATTTTCCAATTCAT CTCATCAAAACTTGGGATTTGGATCCAAGTCACAACTACATATTTGGGTTTCATCCCCATGGAGTGCTCGTTGCTGGAGCCTTTGGAAATTTTTGTACGAATTATTCGGACTTCGAACAGCTGTTTCCTGGATTCACTGCATATCTCCACGTGCTCCCATTTTGGTTCCGGTGTCCTCTCTTTCGAGAATATCTGATGAGTAGTG GACCAGTCTCAGTTTCTAAGAAGAGTGTGTCCCATGTGCTGAGCAAGGAGGGCGGTGGAAATATTTCAGTCATAGTTCTCGGGGGCGCAGAAGAATCGCTGGATGCCCATCCTGGAAAATTCACTCTGTTCATCCGCCAGCGGAAAGGATTTGTTAAAATTGCTTTGACCCATGG CGCCTCCTTGGTCCCAgtgttttcttttggagaaaatgAGCTGTTTAAACAAGTGAACAACCCTGAAGGCTCATGGCTTCGAACCGTGCAAGAGAGGCTACAGAAGATCATGGGGTTTGCTTTGCCTCTTTTCCATGCCAGAGGGATTTTTCAATACAATTTTGGCCTGATGCCATACAGGAAACCGATCCACACTGTTG TTGGCCGTCCAATCCCCGTTCATCAGACTCTGCACCCAACCACGGAACAGATTGAGGAGTTACATCACACCTATATGGAGGAGCTAAAGAAATTATTTGAGGCGCACAAGAGGAAGTATGGTATTCCAGAGCACGaaactctcatttttaaataa